In Chryseobacterium turcicum, a single window of DNA contains:
- a CDS encoding aspartate carbamoyltransferase catalytic subunit yields MFTITELSTERISSIVTEALAFANGKTAKIEGEVFCSNLFFEDSTRTKTSFDIAERKLGLQVVPFDASHSSVNKGESLYDTVKTIESLGVNLVVIRDKKDRYFDELENINIPVINGGDGTGNHPSQCMLDLMTIYQEFGKFEGLKIGIVGDVKHSRVANSNAEALRRLGAKVHFSGPEHWFDEGALINGTYLSVDELIKEVDVLMLLRIQHERHDAKMSFSASDYHRKYGLTKEREEAMKKEAIIMHPAPINRGVEIDTDLVECERSRIFKQMQNGVFARMAILKEALEKKGFTFK; encoded by the coding sequence ATGTTTACGATTACAGAACTAAGTACCGAGAGAATCAGCAGTATAGTAACAGAAGCACTAGCTTTTGCTAACGGAAAAACTGCCAAAATTGAAGGCGAAGTTTTTTGCTCAAATCTGTTTTTTGAAGACAGTACCAGAACAAAAACAAGCTTTGATATTGCCGAAAGAAAATTGGGTTTGCAGGTCGTTCCTTTCGATGCTTCACACAGTTCGGTAAATAAAGGCGAGAGTCTTTATGATACCGTAAAGACGATTGAAAGTTTAGGAGTTAATCTGGTTGTAATCAGAGATAAAAAAGACAGATATTTTGATGAATTAGAAAACATTAATATCCCTGTCATCAATGGAGGAGACGGAACGGGAAATCACCCATCTCAATGTATGCTCGATTTAATGACAATTTATCAGGAATTCGGGAAATTTGAAGGTCTAAAAATAGGTATTGTAGGAGATGTAAAACACAGCAGAGTTGCCAACTCAAATGCGGAAGCTTTAAGAAGATTAGGAGCAAAAGTACATTTCTCAGGACCCGAACATTGGTTTGATGAAGGAGCTTTAATTAACGGTACTTATTTATCTGTCGATGAATTGATTAAAGAAGTGGATGTTTTAATGTTGCTAAGGATTCAACACGAAAGACACGATGCGAAAATGAGTTTCTCAGCTTCAGATTACCACAGAAAATATGGTTTGACGAAAGAAAGGGAAGAAGCAATGAAAAAAGAAGCGATTATCATGCATCCTGCACCAATTAACAGAGGAGTTGAGATTGATACAGATTTGGTAGAATGCGAACGTTCGAGAATATTCAAACAAATGCAGAACGGAGTTTTCGCAAGAATGGCCATTTTAAAAGAAGCCTTGGAGAAAAAAGGATTTACCTTTAAGTAA
- a CDS encoding Lrp/AsnC family transcriptional regulator — protein MDLKDKMILSIIQEDSTHSVKEISEKIGLTFTPTYERIKQLEKQGIIEKYVGLLNREKLGLNIVVYCNVRLKEQSQKVLETFEKNIGKHDEVQEIISLSGEYDYMLKIIAKDINSYNEFAVNIISNIPNIGQYHSSIVLHEVKKSTKFKIDLG, from the coding sequence ATGGATTTAAAAGACAAAATGATTCTCAGTATTATTCAGGAAGATTCTACGCATTCTGTAAAGGAAATTTCAGAAAAAATCGGACTTACCTTTACACCGACGTATGAACGCATCAAACAACTGGAGAAACAAGGAATTATTGAAAAATATGTAGGTCTTTTAAATCGTGAAAAACTAGGTTTAAACATTGTCGTTTATTGCAACGTCCGTTTGAAAGAACAATCTCAAAAAGTTCTTGAAACTTTCGAGAAAAACATCGGAAAACACGATGAAGTTCAGGAAATCATCAGCCTTTCTGGTGAATACGATTATATGCTGAAAATCATTGCCAAAGACATTAATTCTTATAACGAATTTGCAGTAAACATCATCTCAAACATTCCTAATATCGGCCAATACCACAGTTCTATTGTGCTTCATGAGGTGAAAAAATCGACTAAGTTTAAGATTGATTTGGGATAA
- the argH gene encoding argininosuccinate lyase, producing MKKIWQKDDNATNILVNKFTVGKDLDFDERLAKYDVKGSMAHCKMLAEVGIISNEESKQMLSVLAGISEDIENGTFEIDKSAEDIHSQIESILIEKLGDTGKKIHTARSRNDQVLLDIKLYLLDEIREIAALTDEFFQILIKLADQHKNVLLPGYTHLQIAMPSSFGLWFGAYAEALLDDVEMLFSVKNIINKNPLGSAAGYGSSFPIDRESTTYNLGFKSMNYNSVYAQMTRGKSEKMLSMAMATLAGTLGKFAYDVCLYLSQNFDFVSFPKEFTTGSSIMPHKKNPDIFELVRARCNRIQSLPNEFILLTNNLPSGYHRDMQLTKEILFPAIDSLKECLEILSYTLPNIQVKDGILEDEKYKYLFSVEKINEEVKNGSSFRDAYVKVGQEIENNEFDFEIKNLNHTHQGSIGNLCLDKIEYQFNKLKNKLLG from the coding sequence ATGAAAAAAATATGGCAAAAAGACGATAACGCCACCAATATATTAGTTAACAAATTTACAGTCGGGAAAGACCTTGATTTTGATGAACGTTTGGCGAAATACGATGTCAAAGGCTCAATGGCGCACTGTAAAATGTTGGCAGAAGTAGGAATTATTTCCAATGAAGAGTCAAAACAAATGTTGTCTGTTTTGGCAGGAATCTCAGAAGATATCGAGAACGGAACTTTTGAAATTGATAAAAGTGCCGAAGATATTCATTCACAAATTGAATCTATTTTAATTGAAAAGTTAGGCGATACGGGAAAGAAAATTCATACCGCTCGCTCGAGAAATGACCAAGTTTTATTAGATATTAAACTGTATCTATTAGATGAAATTCGTGAAATTGCCGCTCTGACAGATGAATTCTTTCAAATATTAATCAAACTTGCAGATCAGCATAAAAATGTTTTGCTTCCTGGTTATACGCATCTGCAAATTGCGATGCCTTCATCGTTTGGATTGTGGTTTGGAGCGTACGCTGAAGCATTGTTAGATGATGTTGAAATGTTGTTTTCGGTAAAGAATATCATCAATAAAAATCCTTTAGGTTCGGCGGCAGGTTATGGTTCATCTTTTCCAATTGACCGTGAAAGTACCACTTATAATTTAGGATTTAAATCGATGAATTATAATTCTGTGTATGCTCAAATGACGCGTGGAAAGTCTGAAAAAATGTTGTCGATGGCAATGGCGACTTTGGCAGGAACGTTGGGGAAGTTTGCGTATGATGTTTGTCTTTATTTAAGTCAGAATTTTGATTTTGTCAGTTTTCCTAAAGAATTTACTACGGGAAGCAGTATTATGCCACATAAGAAAAATCCGGATATTTTCGAATTGGTTCGTGCGCGTTGCAACAGAATTCAGTCGTTGCCGAATGAGTTTATTTTATTGACGAATAACCTTCCTTCAGGCTATCACCGAGATATGCAGTTAACGAAAGAGATTCTTTTCCCTGCGATTGATTCTTTAAAAGAATGTTTGGAGATTTTAAGTTATACGTTGCCAAATATCCAGGTAAAAGATGGAATTCTGGAAGATGAAAAGTATAAATATCTTTTCAGCGTAGAGAAAATTAATGAAGAGGTGAAAAACGGAAGTTCATTTCGTGATGCGTATGTAAAAGTAGGGCAGGAGATTGAAAATAACGAGTTTGATTTTGAAATAAAAAACCTAAATCATACTCACCAGGGAAGTATCGGAAATCTTTGTTTGGATAAGATTGAATATCAATTTAATAAATTAAAAAATAAATTATTGGGTTGA
- a CDS encoding M20 family metallo-hydrolase translates to MQELKSVYSKEELLNNAVGLLKKLIEIPSFSKDEFNTSVEIESFFKKNQIPTKRFKNNIWAVNKNFDVFKPSILLNTHHDTVKPNKAYTLDPFLPIEKDGKLFGLGSNDAGASLVSMAQVFLHFFAQEDLKYNLIIALTAEEEISGFDGIEALFPQLPNVELAIVGEPTQMNLAIAEKGLLVIDGEMKGTPSHAAHPNDDNSIVKCMEDLQQILNFKFPKISNYLGEVKVTLSGIHAGVQHNVVPESCNFTLDVRVTDEYSNKEVFDIIQSNMKSILKARSFRLNSSKIEMEHPFVQAGLEIGRTAYGSPTSSDQAIIPCTSVKIGPGDSRRSHTADEFIFIEEIAEGIEIYIQILEKVL, encoded by the coding sequence ATGCAGGAACTGAAATCTGTTTATAGTAAAGAAGAATTACTGAATAATGCAGTAGGTTTATTGAAAAAACTGATTGAAATTCCGTCATTCAGTAAAGATGAATTTAATACGTCAGTGGAAATTGAAAGTTTTTTCAAAAAAAATCAAATTCCTACAAAACGTTTTAAAAATAACATCTGGGCGGTGAACAAGAATTTTGATGTTTTCAAACCGTCGATTTTGTTGAATACGCATCATGATACCGTAAAACCTAATAAAGCTTACACTCTAGACCCATTTTTGCCGATTGAAAAAGACGGGAAATTATTCGGATTGGGAAGTAATGATGCAGGCGCTTCTTTGGTTTCTATGGCTCAGGTCTTTTTGCATTTTTTTGCTCAGGAAGATTTAAAATACAATCTAATTATTGCTTTAACGGCAGAAGAAGAAATTTCTGGGTTTGATGGGATTGAAGCTTTATTTCCACAGCTTCCGAATGTGGAACTTGCCATTGTAGGAGAGCCTACGCAGATGAATTTGGCGATTGCGGAAAAAGGATTATTGGTGATTGATGGGGAAATGAAAGGCACTCCTTCTCACGCCGCTCATCCGAATGATGATAATTCGATTGTAAAATGTATGGAAGATTTGCAGCAAATTTTAAATTTCAAGTTTCCAAAAATTTCAAATTACTTGGGTGAAGTTAAGGTAACGCTTTCGGGAATTCATGCCGGAGTTCAGCATAATGTTGTTCCGGAATCATGCAATTTTACTTTAGATGTAAGAGTTACGGATGAATATTCCAACAAAGAAGTATTTGACATCATACAATCAAATATGAAATCGATTTTAAAGGCAAGGTCTTTCAGGTTAAATTCGTCAAAAATAGAAATGGAACATCCATTCGTACAAGCTGGTTTAGAAATTGGAAGGACAGCTTACGGTTCACCAACTTCATCCGACCAAGCGATTATTCCGTGTACTTCAGTGAAAATTGGCCCTGGAGATAGTAGGCGCTCTCACACGGCAGATGAATTTATTTTCATCGAAGAAATTGCAGAAGGAATTGAGATTTATATTCAAATCTTGGAAAAGGTTTTATAG
- the argB gene encoding acetylglutamate kinase yields MKEKLYIIKIGGALIDNEELLNEFLEQFSEIKEKKILVHGGGKLATTLADKLGVEQKMINGRRITDKDTLDIVAMVYAGGINKNIVAKLQHKKCKAIGFSGADANLIKATKREHAEIDFGFVGDIEKKSVNKKLISKLIKLKLVPVFSAITHDKKGHLFNTNADTIASVIAQALSSKYDVELLYCFDKSGVLEDVNNPESVIKNISEEEFSTLKNEGKLHKGILPKLENALGAIKNKVNKVFLIKETELKNHIENHHAGTEICL; encoded by the coding sequence ATGAAAGAAAAATTATACATCATAAAAATTGGCGGTGCTTTAATTGATAATGAAGAATTATTGAATGAATTTTTGGAGCAATTTTCTGAAATTAAAGAAAAGAAAATTCTGGTTCATGGAGGAGGAAAATTGGCAACAACTTTAGCTGATAAATTAGGTGTTGAACAAAAAATGATTAACGGACGAAGAATTACCGATAAAGATACGTTGGATATTGTTGCAATGGTGTACGCAGGAGGAATCAATAAAAATATTGTAGCAAAACTTCAGCATAAAAAATGTAAAGCGATTGGATTTTCAGGAGCTGATGCCAATTTAATTAAAGCTACCAAAAGAGAACATGCAGAAATAGATTTTGGCTTTGTAGGAGATATTGAAAAGAAAAGTGTGAATAAAAAGTTGATTTCAAAATTAATTAAATTGAAGCTTGTCCCAGTGTTTTCAGCAATTACTCACGATAAAAAAGGGCATCTTTTCAATACGAATGCAGATACGATTGCTTCGGTCATTGCGCAGGCTTTGTCTTCAAAATATGATGTTGAATTGTTGTATTGTTTTGATAAATCGGGTGTTTTGGAAGATGTAAATAATCCTGAATCTGTTATCAAAAATATTTCAGAAGAAGAATTTTCAACATTAAAAAATGAAGGAAAACTTCATAAAGGAATTCTTCCAAAGTTGGAAAACGCTCTTGGAGCGATAAAAAATAAAGTCAATAAAGTATTCTTAATTAAAGAAACTGAACTTAAAAACCATATAGAAAATCATCATGCAGGAACTGAAATCTGTTTATAG
- a CDS encoding N-acetylornithine carbamoyltransferase codes for MKKFTSVSDVKNLQEIINKALQIKENPLSETEKGKGKTIGLVFLNSSLRTRLSSQIAAQNLGLNVLTLNAAQEAWNLEFADGAVMNGDTVEHIKDAIEVLNQYCDIIAVRCFAGMKSKEDDVNESILSQFEQHAKVPVISLESATRHPLQSLADCITITENWKEERKPKVVLTWAPHIKPIAHAVGNSFAEWMQEMDVELVIANPEGYDLDKNFTKNVKVIHNQDEALKNADFIYVKNWSSFDDYAAMPEVKENWMLTNEKLANTNQGKVMHCLPVRRNVELSDEVMDGENSIIYQQAKNRIFSAQAVFSEILDELNSK; via the coding sequence ATGAAAAAATTCACCTCTGTAAGTGACGTTAAAAACTTACAAGAAATTATAAATAAAGCTTTACAAATAAAAGAAAACCCTCTTTCGGAAACAGAAAAAGGAAAAGGAAAAACAATAGGACTTGTATTTTTAAACTCAAGTTTGAGAACTCGTTTAAGTAGCCAGATTGCGGCTCAAAATTTAGGTTTAAATGTTTTAACGTTAAATGCAGCGCAAGAAGCATGGAATTTAGAATTTGCAGATGGAGCTGTAATGAACGGTGATACGGTAGAACATATTAAAGATGCGATTGAAGTATTAAATCAATACTGTGACATCATCGCAGTTCGTTGTTTTGCAGGAATGAAAAGCAAGGAAGATGATGTTAACGAAAGTATTTTAAGCCAGTTTGAGCAACATGCAAAAGTTCCGGTTATTTCATTGGAATCGGCTACACGTCATCCTTTGCAAAGTTTGGCAGATTGTATCACGATTACTGAAAACTGGAAAGAAGAACGTAAGCCTAAAGTAGTTTTAACTTGGGCTCCTCATATCAAACCGATTGCGCATGCAGTAGGAAATTCTTTCGCTGAATGGATGCAGGAAATGGATGTGGAGTTGGTAATTGCTAATCCTGAAGGATATGATTTAGATAAAAACTTCACAAAAAATGTAAAAGTAATTCACAATCAGGATGAAGCGTTGAAAAATGCTGATTTTATTTATGTGAAAAACTGGTCGTCTTTTGATGATTATGCCGCAATGCCTGAAGTAAAAGAAAATTGGATGTTGACGAATGAAAAATTAGCCAATACCAATCAGGGGAAAGTGATGCATTGCCTTCCTGTTCGTCGAAATGTAGAGTTGAGCGATGAGGTGATGGATGGTGAAAACTCAATTATTTACCAACAAGCAAAAAACCGAATTTTCTCAGCTCAGGCAGTTTTCTCTGAAATTTTAGACGAATTGAATTCTAAATAA
- a CDS encoding aspartate aminotransferase family protein produces the protein MNLFNVYPLFNINPVKAQGSFLWDDKGEKYLDFYGGHAVISIGHNHPHYQTQLKKQLDKISFYSNSVQNELQIELAEKLGKLSGLEDYNLFLCNSGAEANENALKLASFHNGKNKVLYFSGSFHGRTSAAVSVTDNPKIVAPVNYDERFIKSEWNNIEQLEETFKTHGNEISSVIIEGIQGVGGIMIPTIEFLTKIKELCEKHNAVLILDEVQSGYGRSGYFFAHQEFGIEADIITTAKGMGNGFPIGGVLIHPKFKASNGLLGTTFGGNHLACVAAIAVLDVMKDENLIENAQEMGAYIENELKDFPHIKTIRRKGLMIGIELDRDCSEVRNSLLYNHHIFTGNSNDKAVLRILPALNIKKEETDIFIGALKTVLENL, from the coding sequence ATGAATTTATTCAACGTATATCCATTATTCAACATCAATCCAGTAAAAGCTCAAGGGTCATTTCTTTGGGACGATAAAGGAGAAAAATATCTTGATTTTTACGGAGGTCATGCTGTGATTTCTATCGGGCACAATCATCCGCATTATCAAACTCAATTAAAAAAACAGTTAGATAAAATATCTTTCTATTCAAACTCTGTTCAGAATGAATTGCAAATAGAATTGGCTGAAAAATTAGGAAAACTTTCAGGTTTGGAAGATTATAATTTATTCTTGTGTAATTCAGGAGCTGAAGCGAACGAAAATGCTTTAAAACTAGCCTCTTTTCATAACGGAAAAAATAAAGTGCTGTATTTTTCAGGCTCATTTCACGGAAGAACTTCAGCAGCAGTTTCTGTGACAGATAATCCTAAAATTGTAGCTCCGGTAAATTATGACGAAAGATTCATTAAATCTGAATGGAATAATATTGAACAGCTTGAAGAAACTTTTAAAACTCATGGAAACGAAATTTCATCTGTTATTATTGAAGGAATTCAGGGAGTTGGCGGAATTATGATTCCGACGATTGAATTTTTAACTAAAATCAAAGAATTGTGTGAAAAGCATAATGCAGTTTTGATTTTGGATGAGGTTCAGTCTGGATACGGAAGAAGCGGTTATTTCTTTGCGCATCAGGAATTTGGAATTGAAGCGGATATTATCACAACGGCAAAAGGAATGGGGAACGGTTTCCCGATTGGCGGCGTTTTGATTCATCCGAAATTTAAAGCAAGCAACGGTTTGTTGGGAACCACTTTCGGTGGAAATCACTTAGCTTGTGTGGCTGCGATTGCTGTATTAGATGTAATGAAAGATGAAAACCTCATCGAAAATGCTCAGGAAATGGGCGCTTATATTGAAAATGAATTGAAAGATTTTCCACATATTAAAACGATCCGAAGGAAGGGTTTGATGATTGGAATTGAACTTGACAGAGACTGCTCAGAAGTGAGGAATAGCTTGTTGTACAATCATCATATTTTTACAGGAAACTCCAATGATAAGGCTGTGTTGAGGATTCTTCCAGCGCTTAACATTAAAAAAGAAGAAACCGATATATTCATCGGTGCTTTGAAAACGGTGTTAGAAAATCTTTAA
- the argC gene encoding N-acetyl-gamma-glutamyl-phosphate reductase — MIKINQQEIKTVGIIGANGYTGSELVRLLAFHPNVTLSFLYSRSNSGTKISDLYPDLEMVCEMVLTNQSEEVDILFLCLPHKESQNWLTQNNVKDETLVIDLGNDFRLDGNLGNRNFIYGLPEINKKQLLGAKSIANPGCFATAIQLALFPLAQKGLLNEVYTTGITGSTGAGQSLQSTTHFTWRNDNISAYKTLTHQHVDEILQQLISFNNNEISLNFIPWRGDFARGIFTSSTVKTDLELSDINQLFQDFYADEPFVKVSEKAIDLKQVVNTNRCVIHIEKSGNVAVIHSAIDNLLKGASGQAVQNMNIAMGWEENLGLNLKPIAF; from the coding sequence ATGATTAAGATTAATCAACAAGAAATAAAAACAGTAGGAATCATCGGTGCCAACGGCTACACGGGAAGTGAATTGGTTCGTCTGCTGGCTTTTCATCCCAATGTGACTTTGAGTTTTTTATATAGTCGTTCAAATTCGGGCACAAAAATTTCAGATTTGTACCCAGATTTAGAGATGGTTTGTGAGATGGTTTTAACAAATCAATCAGAAGAGGTTGATATTTTATTTTTATGCCTTCCTCACAAAGAAAGTCAGAATTGGCTGACTCAAAATAATGTAAAAGATGAAACGTTAGTCATTGATTTAGGAAATGATTTCCGTCTGGATGGAAATTTGGGAAACAGAAATTTTATCTACGGATTACCTGAAATCAACAAAAAACAACTTTTAGGAGCAAAAAGTATTGCGAATCCGGGATGTTTTGCAACGGCAATTCAATTGGCTTTATTTCCTTTAGCTCAAAAAGGTTTGTTGAATGAAGTGTATACGACAGGAATTACAGGTTCTACAGGTGCAGGTCAATCTTTACAATCGACGACGCATTTCACTTGGAGGAATGATAATATTTCAGCATATAAAACTTTGACCCATCAGCATGTGGATGAGATTTTACAACAGTTAATTTCTTTTAATAATAATGAAATCAGTTTAAATTTTATTCCATGGAGAGGAGATTTTGCAAGAGGGATTTTTACGAGTTCCACGGTGAAAACAGATTTAGAACTTTCAGATATCAATCAATTGTTTCAGGATTTTTATGCAGATGAACCTTTTGTGAAGGTAAGCGAGAAAGCAATTGATTTAAAACAGGTTGTCAATACCAATCGCTGTGTGATTCATATAGAAAAGAGTGGAAATGTTGCGGTTATTCACTCAGCGATTGACAATTTGTTAAAAGGAGCTTCTGGACAAGCGGTTCAAAATATGAATATTGCGATGGGCTGGGAAGAGAACTTAGGATTAAACTTAAAACCGATTGCATTTTAA
- a CDS encoding argininosuccinate synthase has protein sequence MSKKVILAFSGGLDTSYCAKYLSETLGYEVYAVTVNTGGFSKEEKKELEKKAFNLGVKEYRCVDAQEDYYNSCVKYLIFGNVLKNNTYPLSVSAERTIQAQEIAKYAIEIGADAIAHGSTGAGNDQVRFDLIFHVMCPNVGIITPIRDMALSREEEIEFLKSHGYEMEFQKAQYSVNKGLWGTSVGGKETLTSRNYLPEEAFPSQIKETQPSELEIEFKNGEVVSVNGEYFEHSVYAIQKIEELASAYGIGRDIHVGDTIVGIKGRVGFEAAAASVIIKAHHLLEKHTLSKYQQMMKSQLSDWYGNWLHEALFLDPVMRNIESFLIDSQKTVSGKVFVTLHPYRFILNGIESKHDLMSDKFGSYGEANRAWTGEDVKGYTKIVSNSLNIYHQINQSLT, from the coding sequence ATGAGCAAGAAAGTAATCTTAGCATTTAGCGGAGGTTTAGATACCTCTTACTGCGCCAAATATTTAAGTGAAACACTTGGGTATGAGGTGTATGCAGTCACTGTAAATACCGGTGGTTTTTCTAAAGAAGAAAAAAAAGAACTGGAGAAAAAAGCCTTCAATCTTGGGGTGAAAGAATACAGGTGTGTTGATGCTCAGGAAGATTATTACAATTCTTGTGTAAAATATTTAATTTTTGGCAATGTATTAAAAAACAATACCTATCCTTTGTCGGTAAGTGCAGAACGTACGATTCAGGCGCAGGAAATTGCAAAATACGCTATTGAAATCGGTGCTGACGCTATTGCTCATGGAAGTACAGGAGCTGGAAATGACCAAGTTCGTTTTGATTTAATTTTTCACGTAATGTGTCCGAATGTAGGAATTATCACGCCAATTCGTGATATGGCTCTTTCTCGTGAGGAGGAAATTGAATTTTTGAAAAGTCACGGTTACGAAATGGAATTCCAAAAAGCACAATATTCTGTGAATAAAGGACTTTGGGGAACTTCAGTAGGTGGGAAAGAAACGTTGACTTCAAGAAATTATCTGCCTGAAGAAGCCTTTCCTTCACAAATTAAAGAAACTCAGCCTTCAGAACTCGAAATTGAATTTAAAAATGGTGAAGTTGTATCAGTAAATGGAGAATATTTTGAACATTCAGTTTATGCGATTCAAAAAATTGAAGAATTAGCTTCTGCGTACGGAATCGGTCGTGATATTCATGTTGGAGATACGATTGTAGGAATTAAAGGAAGAGTTGGTTTTGAGGCGGCAGCAGCTTCTGTGATTATCAAAGCACATCATTTATTAGAAAAGCATACACTATCAAAATATCAGCAAATGATGAAATCTCAATTGTCTGATTGGTACGGAAACTGGCTTCACGAAGCTCTTTTCTTAGACCCTGTGATGAGAAATATCGAGTCTTTCTTAATAGATTCTCAAAAAACAGTAAGTGGAAAAGTATTTGTAACCCTCCATCCGTACAGATTTATTTTAAATGGAATTGAATCTAAGCATGATTTAATGTCAGATAAATTCGGAAGCTATGGCGAAGCAAACAGAGCATGGACAGGTGAAGATGTGAAAGGATATACAAAAATTGTAAGCAATTCTTTAAATATATATCATCAGATTAATCAGTCTTTAACTTAG
- a CDS encoding GNAT family N-acetyltransferase has protein sequence MEIKVSSCEHLMYVNEIQQEMYDSAQRRGTGIAKRSIEYLSKKISEGNAVVATENGEWVGFCYIETWSHGQFVANSGLIVSPNFRHRGTATLIKEKVFALSREKFPNAKIFGLTTGLAVMKINSDLGYKPVIYSELTQDEEFWSGCKNCVNYEILMKKERKNCLCTAMLFVPDNKVNGVVNNQPENQYKNEQESNLSI, from the coding sequence ATGGAAATAAAAGTTTCCTCATGCGAACATTTGATGTATGTGAATGAAATACAGCAAGAAATGTATGATTCTGCACAGCGAAGAGGAACGGGAATCGCAAAACGTTCTATAGAATATTTAAGTAAAAAAATTTCAGAGGGCAATGCTGTTGTGGCTACTGAAAACGGGGAATGGGTAGGTTTCTGCTATATTGAGACATGGTCACATGGTCAGTTTGTAGCAAATTCCGGTCTTATTGTATCTCCAAATTTTAGACATAGAGGAACAGCAACTCTTATAAAGGAAAAAGTGTTTGCGTTATCAAGGGAGAAATTCCCCAATGCTAAAATATTTGGGTTGACGACAGGTCTTGCTGTGATGAAAATTAACAGTGACTTAGGATATAAGCCAGTTATTTATTCTGAGTTAACGCAAGATGAAGAATTTTGGAGCGGTTGTAAAAACTGTGTGAACTATGAAATTTTAATGAAAAAAGAACGTAAAAACTGTCTTTGTACAGCAATGCTTTTCGTTCCAGATAATAAAGTAAATGGTGTTGTAAATAATCAACCCGAAAATCAATATAAAAATGAGCAAGAAAGTAATCTTAGCATTTAG
- a CDS encoding IS1/IS1595 family N-terminal zinc-binding domain-containing protein — translation MENNCPKCKSDKVVKSGIINEKQRFHCKQCNYYFTVKKLGKKIDDYYVTKALQLYLEGLSFREIERIIGVSHVTISSWIKKYNITRPPHSDFHPVYKILKQNELIEYMSKEENIKNSGLIITQFADKYMLIKWERFKK, via the coding sequence ATGGAGAATAATTGTCCGAAATGCAAAAGTGATAAAGTGGTAAAAAGCGGAATCATTAATGAGAAACAAAGATTCCATTGCAAGCAATGCAACTATTATTTTACGGTTAAAAAACTGGGTAAGAAAATAGATGATTACTATGTAACAAAAGCGCTCCAACTTTATCTTGAAGGATTGAGTTTCCGTGAAATAGAAAGGATTATTGGAGTTTCTCATGTAACAATAAGTTCGTGGATTAAGAAATACAATATCACGAGACCCCCTCATTCTGACTTCCATCCTGTCTATAAAATTTTAAAACAAAATGAGCTTATTGAATACATGAGCAAAGAAGAAAATATAAAAAATTCAGGATTAATTATCACTCAGTTTGCAGATAAATATATGCTGATTAAATGGGAACGATTTAAGAAATAA